Proteins encoded together in one Octopus bimaculoides isolate UCB-OBI-ISO-001 chromosome 24, ASM119413v2, whole genome shotgun sequence window:
- the LOC106876234 gene encoding tetratricopeptide repeat protein 38, with protein MYYQWRDKQAWKTFGIDLSSPSDEACKLFDINLNQLVRFCNDEAFGGIATTTTKMFEADPDFIMGHVFQKGLAILSPNQNLLGNSSFQEEVKKLKALSKTATVTPWEALHVDAIECGAKGDLLGACKIWQDILVETPLDILALKLSQFANYFLGKTPQLLHSVASVLSHWTPSVPNHGYVHGMMAFGLEENNMYEEAEKEAAQSLSINKTDIWASHAKGHVWEMQGEFEKGIDYFDKTEKDWSSCDMLTYHVYWHWAVYHIERGDYSSAMEIYKKGFHPDVSGFLAIKDAASLLYRLGLEDIDCSKEWKAVFNLCHSHMEDHFFIFQDIHILMALLSADEMKMAQEFTHSMTSGSVPTSKYFQKIVKEVGKAVCEALVAYKEGDYADVVELLMPIQFQLREVGGSNAQRDVLNLLLIVSAMKSPREHHQKLARYLLNERKTLRKNSPLTDRLILRSSVKMTN; from the exons ATGTATTACCAATGGAGAGATAAACAG GCTTGGAAGACATTTGGGATAGATTTATCATCACCCTCTGATGAAGCATGCAAATTATTCGATATCAATTTGAATCAG CTGGTCCGGTTCTGTAATGATGAGGCTTTCGGAGGCATTGCAACCACAACAACTAAAATGTTTGAGGCTGATCCAGATTTCA TCATGGGACATGTTTTCCAGAAGGGTCTTGCTATTCTCTCACCAAACCAAAATTTACTTGGAAACTCAAGTTTCCAAGAAGAAGTCAAGAAACTGAAAGCATTGTCAAAAACTGCCACTGTTACACCATGGGAGGCACTTCATGTTGATGCTATTGAATGTGGTGCCAAAGG agATCTGTTAGGTGCCTGCAAAATCTGGCAGGACATTTTGGTAGAGACACCTTTAGACATTTTGGCTTTGAAACTGTCACAGTTTGCTAACTATTTTCTTGGAAAAACTCCTCAACTCCTCCATTCTGTTGCTAGTGTCCTCTCTCATTGGACTCCATCTGTTCCCAACCATGG TTATGTCCATGGCATGATGGCATTTGGACTTGAAGAGAACAATATGTATGAAGAAGCCGAGAAAGAAGCTGCCCAG tctctttCTATCAACAAAACTGATATTTGGGCAAGCCATGCCAAAGGTCATGTCTGGGAAATGCAAGGTGAATTCGAAAAAGGAATTGATTATTTTGACAAAACCGAAAAGGATTGGTcg tcatgTGACATGTTAACTTACCATGTTTACTGGCATTGGGCTGTGTACCACATTGAAAGG GGAGACTATTCTTCAGCCATGGAAATTTACAAAAAAGGG TTTCATCCAGATGTTTCAGGCTTTTTAGCCATCAAAGATGCAGCTTCTTTGTTATACCGTCTTGGATTGGAAG ATATTGATTGCAGCAAGGAATGGAAGGCTGTCTTCAACTTATGCCATTCCCATATGGAGGAtcacttttttatatttcaagacATACATATCCTAATGGCGTTGTTGAGTGCAGATGAAATGAAAATGGCACAGGAATTTACGCATTCTATGACCAGTGGTTCTGT tccCACTAGTAAATATTTCCAGAAAATTGTAAAAGAAGTTGGCAAAGCTGTGTGTGAGGCTCTTGTTGCTTATAAAGAAGGGGATTATGCAGATGTTGTAGAGTTGCTGATGCCAATTCAATTCCAGCTTCGTGAAGTTGGAGGAAGCAATGCTCAG AGAGATGTTCTGAATCTTCTGTTAATAGTTTCTGCCATGAAATCTCCCAGAGAACACCACCAAAAATTAGCAAG GTATCttctgaatgaaagaaaaacattgagGAAAAACTCCCCACTTACAGACCGACTAATATTGAGATCAAGTGTGAAGATGACCAACTAA